The sequence ATTGATTTCGCTCTCTTCTAAAACGTCGTAAGTGTAGAAGAGGCTTCCAGCCTCTTGAGTGAAGAAAGAAAGAGCCAGGATGGCTCTTCTACTTGGGGACAATGACGAATAACCACGAATTCGCAATAAGTCCGCAAAAAAAGATCGTTATCATCGCAGGGCCGAATGGCGCTGGAAAAACCACCTTTGCGCAGGAATTTTTGCCTCAAGAAGCGGAATGCCCCCTATTTATCAACGCCGATTTGATCGCCAGCGGTCTTTCCCCATTCCAACCGGATGCAGCGGCGCTTAAAGCCGGACGTTTGATGCTGCAAGAAATCGAATCCTACGTCGCACAAGGAAAAAGTTTTGCGTTCGAAACCACATTAAGCGGTAAAATATACGCAAGGAGAATCCCG comes from Candidatus Omnitrophota bacterium and encodes:
- a CDS encoding zeta toxin family protein, with product MTNNHEFAISPQKKIVIIAGPNGAGKTTFAQEFLPQEAECPLFINADLIASGLSPFQPDAAALKAGRLMLQEIESYVAQGKSFAFETTLSGKIYARRIPEWQKMGYWIKLFYLSLPNVELAIARVASRVLSGGHSVPEDAIRRRFEIGRIHFETLYKPIVDSWILYDNSSTKPIVIDRGKNT